One genomic segment of Flavobacteriaceae bacterium includes these proteins:
- a CDS encoding helix-turn-helix domain-containing protein: MASFGNYIKIHREEKGWSQTEFGAKVKINTPAVSKIENDHKKFPVGKLKLLAQLFELDYSQVKDLYFADKFAKEAFEYKCSDRIFKVAEDQSTYIKAINAKQGKLKF; the protein is encoded by the coding sequence ATGGCAAGTTTCGGAAACTACATAAAAATTCACCGAGAAGAAAAAGGTTGGAGTCAGACTGAATTCGGAGCGAAAGTCAAAATTAATACACCTGCTGTTAGTAAAATTGAAAATGACCATAAAAAATTTCCAGTTGGCAAATTGAAATTACTCGCCCAATTATTTGAACTAGATTATAGCCAAGTTAAAGACTTGTATTTTGCTGATAAATTCGCAAAAGAAGCTTTTGAATATAAATGTTCTGATAGAATATTTAAAGTTGCAGAAGACCAGTCAACTTATATCAAAGCAATAAACGCAAAACAAGGAAAATTAAAATTCTAA